Proteins encoded in a region of the Uloborus diversus isolate 005 chromosome 1, Udiv.v.3.1, whole genome shotgun sequence genome:
- the LOC129220059 gene encoding collagen alpha-1(IV) chain-like, which translates to MLCKVFVTAAIFSAAVASVLPLPKHHAPQLYKFGYNIKDKHGDQYREEVGDGISGVKGSYGFSDARGVHRQVDYVADHAGFRAQVKTNEPGTANQDPAAVKMISSSPYAGPEAGLLGAGLVGAPAVFAAPGFVGVNGLGASGIAGVNALGASGISTVNGLGAPGIVGVNGLGAPEVAGFNGFGAPGIVGVNGLGAPGIAGVIGWGAPGIAGVNGLGAPGIAGVSRFGAEGIPEHHAPKPYKFGYNIKDKHGDQYREEVGDGVSGVKGSYGFSDARGVHRRVNYVADHAGFRAQVKTNEPGTANQDPAAVKIISSAPYAGLLGAPAILAAPGIIAANGLGLGYEGLQYNRLGNAGVGYGLNDALLRGVGYARYGF; encoded by the exons GTCTTTGTCACTGCTGCTATTTTTTCTGCTGCTGTTGCATCTGTGTTACCGTTG CCTAAACACCATGCTCCTCAACTATACAAGTTTGGATACAATATAAAGGATAAACATGGGGATCAATACAGAGAGGAAGTTGGAGACGGAATCAGTGGCGTGAAGGGCAGCTACGGATTCTCTGATGCAAGGGGCGTCCATAGGCAGGTAGACTACGTTGCCGACCATGCCGGATTCAGGGCTCAAGTCAAGACCAATGAACCCGGAACTGCCAATCAAGACCCTGCTGCTGTCAAGATGATCTCTTCTTCTCCATATGCCGGACCTGAAGCCGGACTCTTGGGTGCCGGACTTGTGGGCGCACCTGCTGTCTTTGCTGCGCCAGGATTCGTCGGCGTTAACGGATTGGGAGCATCAGGAATCGCTGGCGTCAACGCATTGGGAGCATCAGGAATCTCTACCGTCAACGGATTGGGGGCACCAGGAATCGTTGGCGTCAACGGATTGGGAGCACCAGAAGTCGCTGGTTTCAACGGATTTGGAGCACCAGGAATCGTTGGCGTCAACGGATTGGGAGCACCAGGAATCGCTGGCGTCATCGGATGGGGAGCACCAGGAATCGCTGGCGTCAACGGATTGGGAGCACCAGGAATCGCTGGCGTCAGCAGATTTGGAGCAGAAGGAATC CCTGAGCATCATGCACCCAAACCTTATAAATTCGGATACAACATAAAGGACAAACATGGAGATCAATACAGAGAAGAAGTTGGAGACGGAGTCAGTGGCGTGAAGGGCAGCTACGGATTTTCTGATGCCAGGGGCGTCCACAGACGCGTTAATTATGTTGCCGACCATGCCGGATTCAGGGCTCAAGTCAAGACCAACGAGCCCGGAACAGCCAATCAAGATCCTGCTGCTGTCAAGATCATCTCCTCTGCCCCATATGCCGGACTTTTGGGTGCACCTGCTATCTTAGCTGCACCAGGAATTATTGCCGCAAATGGGTTGGGTCTTGGTTATGAAGGGCTTCAATATAATAGACTTGGTAATGCTGGTGTTGGATACGGTTTAAATGATGCACTTCTTCGAGGCGTAGGCTATGCAAGATATGGTTTCTAA